One segment of Pseudanabaena sp. FACHB-2040 DNA contains the following:
- a CDS encoding sodium/glutamate symporter — translation MSSSQAIGFFLFLTTAFFLAGKVFDTRFGLGRSKFFVVRFSAIAISMSVVWLLSFGALRALAEEAGAEEATYDFQDVFYAFVILGLLILVGRFVRQKIRLLQKLFIPSSIVAGIIALLLGGEALGAIATSLMGEETVLANGLFPGPIQEVWAASPGVFINVVFAALFLGQPIPSPQRIWQQAAPQVVLGQVIAWGQYVVGILIALLILVPFFGMSPISGVLIEMSFEGGHGTAAGMSQTLADLGFEEGGDMALGLATVGIVTAIIAGTALADWARKKGHVQTSGSEDIGSEQSPSNASSSEVQMEEGQMSTEDYQHRPDGTWRELLVDPLTLHFGYVGLAIALGWIILQGLIWIESITWNAGGEGLEILGNIPLFPLALIGGILVQIGLEKLGRGYLVSPRLMNRIAGVALDVTVVTALASISLTVLGANLAPFLILSVAGVAWSVFAFVYLAPRIFPAYWFEKGIADMGQSMGVTATGLVLLQIVDKDNRSGAYESFGYKQLFFEPIVGGGLFTGAAPTLIGQFGMVPVLGFTAAILIGWLIFGYLAFWRKNGAIAHRS, via the coding sequence ATGTCTAGTTCGCAAGCTATAGGATTTTTTCTATTTCTGACAACCGCCTTTTTCCTAGCCGGAAAGGTATTTGATACCCGGTTTGGGCTAGGTCGATCAAAATTTTTTGTTGTCAGGTTTTCTGCGATCGCAATTAGCATGTCGGTAGTGTGGCTTCTGTCTTTTGGGGCACTGAGAGCCTTGGCCGAAGAAGCAGGGGCCGAGGAAGCTACCTATGACTTTCAGGATGTCTTTTATGCATTTGTGATTCTGGGGCTTTTAATTCTAGTCGGCAGATTTGTTCGGCAAAAAATCAGGTTATTGCAAAAGCTGTTTATTCCCAGCTCAATTGTGGCGGGCATCATAGCGCTGCTGCTAGGGGGCGAGGCGTTGGGTGCGATCGCAACCTCGCTCATGGGCGAAGAAACCGTTTTGGCTAATGGGCTATTTCCGGGGCCTATTCAAGAAGTTTGGGCTGCTTCTCCCGGCGTCTTTATTAATGTGGTGTTTGCAGCCCTATTTTTAGGGCAGCCGATTCCCAGCCCGCAGCGGATCTGGCAGCAGGCTGCTCCTCAGGTTGTGCTCGGCCAGGTGATCGCCTGGGGGCAGTATGTAGTTGGCATTTTAATTGCGCTGCTGATCCTGGTTCCCTTCTTTGGCATGAGCCCGATCTCAGGGGTGCTAATTGAGATGTCCTTTGAAGGCGGGCATGGAACAGCCGCAGGCATGTCGCAAACGCTCGCGGATCTAGGCTTTGAGGAAGGGGGCGACATGGCGCTGGGGCTTGCGACGGTAGGCATTGTCACCGCCATCATTGCCGGTACTGCCCTGGCAGACTGGGCGCGAAAGAAGGGGCATGTGCAAACTTCTGGCAGTGAAGATATCGGGTCTGAGCAATCGCCATCGAATGCTTCAAGCTCGGAGGTGCAGATGGAAGAAGGGCAGATGTCTACCGAAGATTATCAGCACCGGCCTGACGGTACTTGGCGCGAACTGCTGGTCGACCCTTTGACCCTACACTTTGGCTATGTGGGGCTAGCCATTGCCCTGGGCTGGATAATTTTGCAGGGGCTGATTTGGATAGAGTCGATCACCTGGAATGCAGGCGGCGAGGGGCTAGAAATTTTAGGCAATATTCCGCTGTTTCCCCTAGCGCTGATTGGCGGCATTTTGGTGCAGATAGGCCTAGAGAAGCTGGGGCGCGGCTACTTGGTCAGCCCCCGCCTGATGAACCGCATTGCCGGTGTGGCGCTGGATGTGACGGTGGTAACGGCGTTGGCCTCAATCTCGCTGACAGTACTGGGCGCAAACCTGGCTCCTTTCTTGATCTTGAGCGTGGCTGGTGTGGCCTGGAGCGTCTTTGCCTTTGTCTATCTGGCTCCGCGCATTTTTCCCGCCTACTGGTTTGAAAAAGGCATCGCTGATATGGGTCAGTCAATGGGCGTGACGGCAACGGGCCTGGTGCTGCTGCAAATTGTAGACAAAGACAACCGCTCAGGCGCTTACGAAAGCTTTGGCTACAAGCAGCTCTTTTTTGAGCCGATTGTGGGCGGCGGCCTGTTTACCGGAGCTGCCCCAACGTTGATTGGTCAATTTGGCATGGTGCCGGTTCTAGGGTTCACAGCTGCGATTTTGATTGGCTGGCTGATTTTTGGGTATCTCGCCTTTTGGCGAAAGAATGGTGCGATCGCACATCGTTCTTGA
- the rppA gene encoding two-component system response regulator RppA: MKILLVDDEVELTDPLSRLLTREGYTVDIARDGESGWEMVFQGGYDLLILDWMLPGINGLEICQRARSQGHTTPVLFLTAKDTVDDRVAGLDAGADDYLVKPFELRELLARVRALLRRPPTLEPSTTARLQYEDLELDEENQLAYRQSQPIELSEKETALLAYLIRQPNQVLTHDDIYQAVWGDQEKPSSNVLAAQMRLLRRKIEPKGTPPVIHTVYGKGYRLGL; encoded by the coding sequence ATGAAAATCCTCCTCGTCGATGACGAAGTCGAACTGACCGACCCCCTCAGCCGCTTGCTCACCCGCGAGGGCTACACGGTCGATATCGCGAGAGATGGCGAATCGGGCTGGGAAATGGTGTTTCAAGGCGGCTACGACCTGCTAATTTTGGACTGGATGCTGCCGGGCATCAACGGGCTAGAGATCTGCCAGCGGGCCAGGTCGCAGGGTCACACGACTCCAGTGCTCTTTCTTACCGCTAAAGACACCGTGGATGATCGGGTGGCAGGGCTAGATGCGGGAGCCGACGATTATCTGGTCAAGCCCTTTGAGCTGCGAGAGCTGCTGGCGCGGGTGCGGGCCTTGCTGCGGCGTCCGCCAACGCTGGAGCCGTCGACTACCGCCCGGCTGCAGTACGAGGATCTAGAGCTAGATGAGGAAAATCAGCTCGCCTATCGCCAGAGTCAACCAATTGAGCTGTCTGAAAAAGAGACGGCCCTACTGGCCTATCTAATCCGTCAGCCCAACCAAGTGCTAACCCACGACGACATTTACCAGGCAGTTTGGGGCGATCAGGAAAAGCCCAGCAGCAACGTGCTGGCCGCCCAAATGCGGCTGCTGCGCCGCAAAATCGAGCCTAAAGGCACTCCCCCGGTGATTCACACGGTTTATGGCAAGGGTTATCGTCTCGGTCTTTGA
- the psb28 gene encoding photosystem II reaction center protein Psb28 has protein sequence MADHIPVVQFYEGIPEEISNISLRRDRNTGVRRVVLFFERMEAIEQFKSFRNRFSKALKLIDEEGVISIEPLGIRFIFGGPEGDHLKQVECTLEIDQDDHWERLMRFLQRYAEANGMAYGESEKGQ, from the coding sequence ATGGCTGACCATATTCCCGTTGTTCAGTTCTATGAGGGCATTCCCGAGGAAATCAGCAACATCAGCTTGAGGCGCGATCGCAACACAGGCGTTCGACGGGTGGTGCTGTTTTTCGAGCGCATGGAGGCAATTGAGCAGTTTAAGAGCTTTCGCAACCGCTTCTCAAAAGCGCTAAAGCTAATCGACGAAGAAGGCGTGATCAGCATTGAGCCGCTGGGCATTCGCTTTATTTTTGGTGGACCAGAGGGCGACCATCTAAAGCAGGTCGAATGCACCCTAGAAATCGACCAAGACGACCACTGGGAAAGGCTGATGCGGTTTTTGCAGCGTTACGCCGAGGCCAACGGCATGGCCTACGGCGAGTCCGAAAAAGGGCAATAG
- a CDS encoding TIGR01777 family oxidoreductase produces the protein MKVAVTGATGFVGSRLVERLQAEGHSVLVLTRDAAQARRVFPEAAFSQVEIRQYSPLESGEWQDAIAGCDGVINLAGAPISERWTPAHKQAIIDSRQIGTQKIVEAIAKAEPKPSVLISASAIGYYGTSETATFDETSQPIDDDFLSKVCQAWEAAARKVEANGTRLVILRTGIVLGMGGAVAKMLTPFRMFAGGPIGSGKQWFSWIHREDLVNLILKALTDPEMQGTYNATAPNPLRMGEFCQTLGAVLNRPSWLPVPDFVLEAVLGDGAQVVLEGQQVLPKRTAETGFSYQYPKVKEALEEILQS, from the coding sequence ATGAAAGTTGCGGTCACTGGAGCCACCGGGTTTGTGGGCAGCCGTTTGGTGGAGCGGCTACAGGCAGAAGGGCACTCAGTACTGGTGCTAACGCGAGACGCTGCCCAGGCCCGCAGGGTGTTTCCCGAAGCCGCGTTTTCCCAGGTCGAAATTCGACAATACTCACCGCTGGAGTCGGGGGAGTGGCAAGATGCGATCGCAGGCTGCGATGGCGTTATTAACCTGGCCGGAGCCCCCATTTCTGAGCGCTGGACCCCCGCCCATAAGCAGGCCATCATCGACAGCCGCCAGATCGGCACCCAAAAAATTGTCGAAGCGATTGCCAAAGCCGAGCCCAAGCCCTCAGTGCTAATCAGTGCCTCCGCCATCGGCTACTACGGCACTAGCGAAACCGCCACCTTTGACGAAACCAGCCAGCCCATCGACGACGACTTTCTCTCTAAAGTCTGTCAAGCCTGGGAAGCGGCTGCCCGCAAAGTTGAAGCCAACGGCACCCGACTGGTGATCTTGCGAACCGGCATCGTGCTAGGCATGGGCGGTGCCGTCGCCAAGATGCTCACCCCCTTTCGCATGTTTGCTGGTGGCCCCATTGGCAGCGGCAAGCAGTGGTTCTCCTGGATTCATAGAGAAGATCTCGTCAACTTAATCCTCAAAGCCCTGACCGACCCAGAGATGCAGGGCACTTACAACGCAACCGCCCCCAACCCACTTCGCATGGGCGAATTTTGCCAGACCCTAGGCGCTGTTCTAAACCGCCCCTCCTGGCTGCCCGTACCAGACTTTGTGCTAGAGGCCGTGCTCGGGGATGGAGCCCAGGTAGTGCTTGAAGGTCAGCAGGTCTTACCCAAGCGCACAGCCGAAACAGGCTTTAGCTACCAATACCCCAAGGTTAAGGAAGCGCTGGAAGAAATTTTGCAATCTTAG
- a CDS encoding serine/threonine-protein kinase — protein MNTLVGKTLQGGKYTLEQTLGEGGSGVTFRAAHHYLGQWVVIKTLNETSRRSPQFSNLEQSFRDEARRLALCNHPNIVRVNDFFTEDGVSYLVMEYVPGQTMDQLIFPDRPLPEAVAIHYIRQVGAALQVVHQNGLLHRDVKPENMIVRQGSQEVVLIDFGIAREFTPGVTQTHTSLISSGYAPIEQYMSQARRTPATDVYGLAATLYAMLTAQVPVASILRDRQPLPAPRDLQPQISAAVNQAVVQGLAVEPEHRPQSIAAWLQFLPDAADLNDIAPLNNTGRPAPVATLPVGSPLHARELPVSERGQTVAAPAQRPARRRPAQQSSGKPRWRTAALLGLIAATSLIAAAVGAQWARSPADPQPSPAPATAEAPVEAPAPTEETEDALAFEDQPAPEPETPPAPESPPQEEPPSPVSPENSSEQAAAPSPNREATRVTGNVPGLPTGVSEQEITELLGEPTQRTNNAYWPNTRSALYELVPNQVTVAYIFDKSSQRVRQTEASFAQTVDPQVMQQTLNGMLNGRASSTIEQGLEAVQQRQSNRYTFTDGDLEGVIERNRQDRIYIGIWEADLH, from the coding sequence ATGAACACACTGGTTGGTAAAACGCTTCAAGGCGGCAAGTATACCCTGGAGCAAACGCTGGGAGAGGGCGGCTCAGGCGTCACCTTCAGGGCAGCCCATCATTACCTGGGACAGTGGGTGGTCATCAAAACCTTGAACGAGACCAGCCGCCGCAGCCCTCAGTTTTCTAACCTGGAGCAGTCCTTTCGGGATGAGGCCCGGCGGTTGGCCCTGTGCAATCACCCCAACATCGTGCGCGTCAATGACTTCTTTACTGAAGATGGCGTGTCTTACCTGGTGATGGAATACGTCCCCGGTCAGACGATGGATCAGCTTATTTTTCCAGATCGTCCTCTCCCTGAAGCCGTAGCCATTCACTACATCCGGCAGGTGGGCGCAGCGCTGCAAGTCGTTCATCAGAACGGGCTGCTGCACCGCGATGTCAAACCAGAGAACATGATTGTGCGCCAGGGCAGCCAAGAAGTAGTGCTCATTGACTTCGGGATTGCTCGAGAATTTACCCCTGGCGTGACCCAAACCCACACCAGCTTGATTTCCAGCGGCTATGCTCCAATTGAGCAGTACATGTCTCAGGCTCGGCGCACCCCTGCTACCGATGTGTATGGTCTGGCGGCCACTCTCTACGCCATGCTGACCGCTCAGGTGCCGGTGGCCTCAATCTTGCGAGATCGGCAGCCACTCCCTGCTCCTCGCGATTTGCAGCCCCAGATCAGTGCCGCTGTTAACCAGGCTGTGGTTCAGGGACTGGCTGTGGAACCTGAACACCGACCTCAATCCATCGCCGCCTGGCTACAGTTCCTGCCTGATGCTGCCGACCTGAATGACATCGCCCCCCTTAATAACACTGGCAGACCTGCCCCCGTCGCCACCCTCCCTGTAGGCTCTCCCCTGCATGCCCGTGAATTGCCTGTGTCAGAGCGAGGGCAGACCGTAGCAGCCCCAGCCCAGCGGCCAGCCCGACGACGACCTGCCCAACAATCCAGTGGAAAGCCTCGGTGGCGCACCGCTGCCCTCTTAGGCCTCATCGCCGCGACCTCCCTAATCGCCGCTGCCGTAGGGGCTCAGTGGGCGCGTTCTCCCGCCGATCCTCAACCCTCACCCGCTCCTGCCACAGCAGAGGCTCCGGTAGAAGCGCCAGCTCCGACAGAGGAGACAGAAGATGCCCTGGCCTTTGAAGATCAGCCTGCCCCCGAGCCAGAAACGCCCCCTGCCCCCGAGTCACCCCCTCAAGAAGAGCCGCCTAGCCCAGTATCGCCTGAAAATTCCTCTGAGCAGGCAGCCGCTCCCAGCCCAAATCGGGAAGCAACCCGCGTTACAGGCAACGTGCCTGGCCTTCCTACTGGCGTCTCTGAACAAGAAATTACGGAGTTGCTAGGAGAGCCAACCCAGAGAACGAATAATGCGTACTGGCCCAACACTCGCTCTGCTCTCTATGAGCTAGTTCCCAATCAGGTGACGGTTGCCTATATCTTTGACAAAAGCAGTCAGCGGGTCCGCCAAACCGAAGCATCTTTCGCCCAGACGGTTGACCCTCAAGTTATGCAACAGACCCTCAATGGTATGTTGAACGGGCGTGCCAGCTCAACCATTGAACAGGGTTTAGAAGCAGTTCAGCAGCGGCAGTCCAATCGCTACACGTTTACCGATGGCGATCTAGAGGGCGTGATCGAGCGCAACCGTCAGGATCGGATCTATATCGGCATATGGGAGGCGGATTTGCATTAG
- a CDS encoding Ppx/GppA phosphatase family protein: MPEIAALPRVFSPELIKRDRILAAIDVGTNSVHMVVVKIEPSLPTFSIIDREKETVRLGNFCEKTGGLSDDAMDRCISALKRCRAIAESLKAEDIVAVATSAVREARNGQEFLERVEAEVGLSVNLISGPEEARRIYLGVLSGMEFQGQPHTIIDIGGGSTELILGSAESQRYLSSTKVGAVRLTAQFVSTNPVNDLEFTALRSYVRGMLERSVDELKRHLEPHETLRLVGTSGTIECLAALDAHDRMGFVPEPLNGYEMSYQSLAELVERLRHMTFAERLAMPEMSPRRAEIIVAGAVILQEAMQMLEAQQIVICERALREGVVVDWMLTHGLIEDRMQFQQSVRQRSVLKTAQKYQVNQENGARVAQFALDLFDQTQGTLHHWSHLERELLWAAAVLHNCGHFVSHSAHHKHSYYLIRNAELLGYTETELEVIANLARYHRRSSPKKKHDSFRSLPSKHYRQIVSQLSALLRIAVALDRRSIGAIKSLHCNFDAETEVLHLHLQPTRANDDCASELWSLEYKKALFEEEFGLHLAVRLV; encoded by the coding sequence ATGCCCGAGATTGCGGCCCTGCCCAGGGTGTTTTCGCCGGAGCTGATAAAGCGCGATCGCATTCTAGCCGCCATTGACGTGGGGACAAATTCGGTTCACATGGTGGTGGTCAAAATTGAGCCCAGTCTGCCCACCTTTTCTATTATTGACCGCGAAAAAGAAACCGTTCGATTAGGCAACTTCTGTGAAAAAACTGGAGGGCTTTCGGATGATGCGATGGACCGATGTATTAGCGCCCTTAAGCGCTGCCGCGCCATTGCCGAAAGCCTAAAAGCGGAAGATATCGTAGCAGTTGCTACCAGCGCTGTGCGAGAAGCGCGCAACGGCCAGGAATTTTTGGAGCGAGTAGAGGCCGAAGTCGGGCTATCGGTCAACCTAATTTCGGGGCCAGAAGAAGCCCGCCGCATTTATCTCGGTGTGCTGTCGGGGATGGAGTTTCAGGGCCAGCCCCACACCATTATCGATATTGGGGGTGGCTCTACCGAGCTCATTTTGGGCTCTGCTGAAAGCCAACGCTATCTCAGCAGCACCAAAGTGGGCGCAGTGCGGCTAACGGCCCAGTTTGTATCCACCAATCCGGTGAACGATTTAGAGTTCACGGCGCTGCGCTCCTACGTGCGGGGTATGTTGGAGCGGTCTGTCGATGAATTGAAGCGTCACCTAGAGCCCCATGAAACCCTGCGCCTAGTGGGCACCTCCGGCACAATTGAATGCCTAGCTGCTCTAGATGCCCACGATCGCATGGGCTTTGTGCCAGAGCCGCTCAACGGCTACGAGATGAGCTATCAGAGCCTGGCAGAACTGGTCGAGCGCCTGCGCCATATGACCTTTGCCGAACGGCTAGCCATGCCAGAGATGTCTCCTCGTCGGGCCGAAATTATTGTGGCCGGGGCGGTCATTCTGCAAGAAGCCATGCAGATGCTAGAGGCCCAGCAGATCGTCATCTGCGAACGGGCACTGCGAGAAGGCGTGGTGGTCGACTGGATGTTGACCCATGGCCTGATCGAAGACCGCATGCAGTTTCAGCAGTCGGTGCGGCAGCGCAGCGTTCTCAAAACGGCCCAAAAGTACCAGGTGAATCAGGAAAACGGTGCGCGAGTGGCTCAGTTTGCCCTCGACCTGTTTGACCAAACCCAGGGCACGCTGCACCACTGGAGCCATTTAGAGCGAGAGCTGCTGTGGGCTGCCGCCGTTTTGCACAACTGTGGTCACTTTGTCAGCCACTCCGCCCACCACAAGCACTCCTATTACCTAATCCGCAATGCTGAACTGCTGGGCTATACCGAAACTGAGCTGGAGGTGATTGCTAACCTAGCCCGCTATCACCGCAGAAGTTCGCCCAAGAAAAAGCATGACAGCTTCCGCAGCTTGCCTTCTAAGCATTACCGCCAAATAGTGAGCCAACTCAGTGCTTTGCTACGCATTGCGGTGGCCCTAGATCGGCGGAGCATTGGTGCCATCAAGAGCCTGCACTGCAACTTTGATGCTGAGACAGAGGTTCTGCATTTACACCTGCAGCCTACTCGCGCCAACGATGACTGTGCTTCGGAGCTGTGGAGTCTGGAGTATAAGAAGGCGCTATTTGAGGAGGAGTTTGGCCTGCACTTGGCTGTTCGGCTGGTTTGA
- a CDS encoding ParA family protein, translated as MIVTVASFKGGVGKTTTAIHLAAFFQGYAETLLIDADPNRSAQSWAGRGELPFKVVDEWQAGEQLRPYGHVVIDTQARPTADDLSILVGSCDLLVLPTTPDVMALDALVLTVNYLRTLQTAKYRILLTAIPPKPSKAGDEVRALLVEARLPLFRGGIRRYAAFQKAALAGVPVYEVKDPKAEDAWQDYEGVGQEILLATEPERKLESHPETYEDDFPIF; from the coding sequence ATGATTGTCACCGTAGCTAGCTTTAAGGGGGGAGTCGGCAAAACGACCACCGCAATTCACCTAGCGGCGTTTTTTCAGGGGTATGCCGAAACCCTGCTGATTGATGCCGACCCCAATCGCTCTGCCCAAAGCTGGGCCGGGCGGGGCGAATTGCCTTTTAAGGTTGTAGATGAGTGGCAGGCAGGCGAACAGCTGCGGCCCTATGGCCATGTCGTGATTGACACTCAAGCTCGACCCACTGCCGACGATCTGTCCATCTTGGTGGGTAGCTGTGATTTGCTGGTGCTGCCTACCACGCCTGATGTGATGGCTCTAGATGCACTGGTACTAACCGTGAACTATCTGCGGACCCTGCAGACAGCCAAGTACCGAATCTTGCTGACCGCAATCCCCCCTAAACCCAGTAAGGCTGGAGACGAGGTGAGAGCTTTGCTAGTCGAAGCTCGACTGCCGCTGTTTCGGGGGGGAATTCGCCGCTATGCTGCCTTCCAAAAAGCGGCTTTGGCAGGCGTTCCTGTGTATGAGGTGAAAGATCCTAAAGCAGAAGATGCCTGGCAAGACTACGAAGGAGTGGGCCAGGAAATCTTGCTCGCTACCGAACCGGAACGAAAGCTTGAGTCTCATCCTGAGACCTATGAAGATGACTTTCCGATCTTCTAG
- the tsaE gene encoding tRNA (adenosine(37)-N6)-threonylcarbamoyltransferase complex ATPase subunit type 1 TsaE codes for MAFVPTVLQLPNEPATRALGQQLGRHLPAGTVLLLRGDLGSGKTTLVKGLGEGLGLEETIDSPTFTLVNEYLDGRVPLYHVDLYRLETSQEVNELLLETYWEGTETEPGIMAIEWADRLPYQPDLPLTVALAYNAEGREATLTPTTAAQANVLETISQNAILAHEI; via the coding sequence ATGGCCTTTGTACCTACCGTTTTGCAGCTGCCAAATGAACCTGCGACTCGCGCGCTCGGGCAGCAGCTAGGTCGCCATCTACCGGCTGGAACGGTGCTCTTGCTAAGGGGTGACTTAGGCAGCGGCAAGACAACGCTGGTCAAGGGTCTGGGTGAGGGATTGGGCCTTGAAGAGACGATCGATAGCCCTACGTTTACTTTAGTCAATGAATACTTAGATGGTCGAGTGCCGCTCTACCATGTCGATCTCTATCGGCTAGAAACATCACAAGAGGTCAATGAGCTGCTGCTTGAAACCTACTGGGAGGGAACTGAGACAGAACCCGGTATCATGGCGATTGAGTGGGCAGACAGGCTGCCTTACCAGCCAGATTTGCCCCTAACGGTTGCTTTGGCCTATAACGCCGAGGGCCGAGAGGCTACGCTTACACCGACAACAGCTGCTCAAGCCAACGTATTGGAGACGATTAGCCAGAATGCGATATTGGCTCATGAAATCTGA
- a CDS encoding EVE domain-containing protein, translating to MRYWLMKSEPDVFSIDDLRRNQVELWDGIRNYQARNFLREMEVDDLAFFYHSNTQLPGIVGLMKIVETNVVDPTQFDSENKYYDPKSFAEAPRWQTVKVGYVATYSDCITLERLKQLFTPDELWVVRRGNRLSVMPVESAVAERIFAVAKALTLETSSSV from the coding sequence ATGCGATATTGGCTCATGAAATCTGAACCTGACGTCTTCAGCATTGATGACTTGAGGCGCAATCAGGTAGAGCTGTGGGACGGGATCAGAAATTATCAGGCACGCAATTTTCTGCGGGAGATGGAGGTGGACGATCTTGCCTTTTTCTACCACTCCAATACTCAGCTACCCGGTATTGTGGGTCTAATGAAAATTGTAGAGACCAATGTCGTAGATCCAACTCAGTTTGACTCTGAGAATAAATATTACGACCCTAAATCGTTTGCCGAAGCTCCTCGCTGGCAAACGGTAAAGGTGGGCTATGTAGCGACCTATTCGGACTGCATTACCCTAGAGCGGTTGAAGCAGCTGTTTACACCCGATGAGCTTTGGGTGGTGCGGCGGGGCAATCGGCTGTCCGTGATGCCGGTTGAATCGGCGGTGGCTGAGAGGATTTTCGCTGTGGCTAAAGCCTTAACTCTCGAGACCAGTTCGTCTGTCTAG